A genomic region of Pirellulales bacterium contains the following coding sequences:
- a CDS encoding P-II family nitrogen regulator — protein sequence MKKVEAIIRHFKLEDVKNALTEQGVAGMTITEVRGFGRQKGHTEMYRGAEYSVDFVPKVKVEVAVPDSQLRAVIDTILRSAQTGQIGDGKVFVSDLVETVRIRTGENGDESLT from the coding sequence ATGAAAAAAGTCGAAGCCATCATCCGCCACTTCAAGCTCGAAGACGTCAAGAACGCGCTCACCGAACAAGGCGTGGCGGGCATGACCATCACCGAAGTGCGCGGTTTCGGTCGCCAGAAGGGACACACCGAGATGTATCGCGGCGCCGAGTATTCCGTCGACTTCGTCCCCAAGGTCAAAGTCGAAGTCGCGGTGCCCGATTCGCAACTCCGAGCGGTGATCGACACCATTCTCCGTTCCGCTCAGACCGGCCAAATCGGCGATGGCAAGGTCTTCGTTAGCGATCTGGTAGAAACCGTGCGCATCCGCACCGGAGAAAACGGCGACGAGTCGTTGACCTAA